In Nymphaea colorata isolate Beijing-Zhang1983 chromosome 3, ASM883128v2, whole genome shotgun sequence, a genomic segment contains:
- the LOC116250304 gene encoding ankyrin repeat-containing protein ITN1-like has product MDPKLYECALVGDMFRLRQLMSEDGHILERSETANSNGNNILHIAAIYGHVDFAREVLSAKPELELSSDLNEAGFSPLHLAAAKGHLGMVNLLLAADPDLSSLKDKHGRLPAHAAAMKGRVDVLKQVLAVNPWCLKEKTDRGETVLHLSVKENKVGVVEFLMSLQEVEGIVNEGDCCGNTALHLAAARNLRKVTGILIDNSPVAVDLNASNKYDVTPRELLNCRLTGSRRNEDDEMVKLLNPKNAPASTETGVAPSHDPAATTDVAPSQNPASTETDVAPSHNPTSTISAVTDHSTEAERERKRKGRAKLADNRQHDHSGYPDSDCDVPGGPYTSGWLLAKRLNSCSHLSFPA; this is encoded by the exons ATGGATCCTAAGTTGTACGAGTGTGCTTTAGTTGGAGATATGTTTAGACTGAGACAATTGATGTCAGAAGATGGGCATATACTTGAAAGATCAGAAACAGCAAATTCGAACGGCAACAATATCCTACATATAGCAGCCATCTACGGGCACGTCGACTTTGCTCGTGAAGTACTGAGTGCAAAGCCGGAGCTGGAGCTGTCAAGCGATTTGAATGAAGCAGGGTTCTCCCCACTTCATTTGGCCGCAGCCAAGGGGCACTTGGGCATGGTCAACTTGTTGCTGGCCGCAGATCCCGACCTCTCTTCTTTGAAGGACAAGCATGGCCGACTTCCGGCACATGCTGCAGCCATGAAGGGCAGAGTGGATGTGCTGAAACAGGTCTTGGCTGTCAACCCCTGGTGCCTCAAGGAAAAAACAGATAGAGGAGAGACGGTCTTGCATTTGAGCGTGAAGGAGAATAAGGTAGGAGTAGTGGAGTTCTTGATGTCGTTGCAGGAG GTCGAAGGTATAGTCAACGAAGGAGATTGTTGCGGCAATACTGCTTTGCATTTGGCAGCAGCAAGAAACCTAAGAAAG GTAACTGGTATTCTTATCGACAATAGTCCCGTGGCGGTGGACTTGAACGCCTCGAATAAGTACGACGTCACTCCACGTGAACTACTGAACTGCCGGTTAACTGGGAGCAGACGAAACGAGGACGACGAAATGGTGAAGCTTCTCAACCCAAAGAACGCGCCAGCGTCCACAGAGACAGGTGTTGCGCCCTCCCACGACCCAGCGGCCACAACCGATGTTGCGCCCTCCCAAAACCCAGCGTCCACAGAGACCGATGTTGCGCCCTCCCACAACCCAACGTCCACAATATCAGCTGTCACTGATCACTCCACTGAAGctgaaagggagagaaaaaggaaaggacgGGCGAAGCTGGCAGACAACAGACAACATGATCATAGTGGCTATCCTGATAGCGACTGTGACGTTCCAGGCGGCCCTTACACCTCCGGGTGGCTTTTGGCAAAACGACTCAACAGTTGCAGCCATCTCTCCTTCCCCGCTTAG